Within Rhododendron vialii isolate Sample 1 chromosome 12a, ASM3025357v1, the genomic segment GTAAAATAGATTTTCTATTTTCATGCGATTCTAATTTCATTAACATCAAATACTATAACAACACATAATAAAGGACTAGCACCTTGTTGGTAAACACACTTGATATTTTACAACTAAAGTTAATCACGTACATCAGTTGCTTTCAAATTTCTATTGCCTATTTTCTAAGTCATGTTTTTCTtagtaaaaatcaataaatgacaGTAAACCAACTGTTCTAGCCACATAATACCATTTCTAAGTTTCCAgataacttttcattttttgtatgcATAACAACCAATTTCTTTATAATTAACAAAGATCATAATTATCATACTCTAACTCCAACATTTTGAATTCCAATCATCCGAACATTTAGCTATGATAACTTAGATtaacattttcaattttttcaacaaaCTAATATGCTGGTAATTAAAAaaatctctaatttttttttatagaaacaatactttttaaaatcaaacgAACACGTACCACAACTATATTTAGGGGAGTAGATAAGAGGTtgctaccgttcttcttggcggtagaaCGGCTACGGAGTACGTCGAGTGAAAATGCGAGCAGAGTAACGTCGTTTCGGCTCGAccgaagaataaaaagaaagtagttttctttttccggAACACAAATATTtctagaaattttgaaaatcgaaATCATATGGTGATTTGAGTGGTGTAGGAAAGGTGGCAAAGTGATGGTggaattgaactaatttcttcctctttttctttttctagccGAAACCTCTCACTCTTTTGCCCTCCAAACTCACACTAATGAAGCATGTGAGAAGTGGATGATTGGTGGTGTGTGTGCGCTTGTGAATAAGAACGGGCATGCCTATTTATACAAGTGAATGAAGAATCTAGATCATAtctagaaaatcaaatcaaatctagatcataatcttatataatcttataatatctaaacATAATCTTATATAATCCTATAAAATGTAACAATATCtagcaaaatctatataatatctaatataatccaatccaatcttatcctaataatatctaataaaatccaatcagATCTTAATATATCTCataaaatctagggatatctaagaaaaaaatctatatcaaatctCTAGCTCAATCTCCTACAATAAACTCTTTAGATTGATGGAATCACAATCTTATATTGTATATCATATCTAGATTTTTCTAGGATCCTAACTAGATTTTGCATATCCTAGCTAGATTTTTCTAGAATTCCTTAAGATAAAAATTatgactctctctctttatctATATTTATACACCACGATTATACTTGGATATCAATCTCTCCCACTTGCtagaatttgtaaaaaaaatctaGGTTAGGGTTTGCATGTACATATATATCCATATAGCTTTACATATTTACTCAATAGgattttagtattttcttttaaataaaaaaatcgagtCATTTATTAAAAGAATACTAAATTAACATCTAAATGaaagaatttcaattaaaatatttaattttattataaaaatttaGGGTTGTTACAGTAGAGATATAGCgacggttttgacgagcgttggtacatttttttttttttttagtaacggttactTTAGTGACACTTATAACCATTGCTAaagacaatttttatttttttttgaaaaatcaccaTTGTGGGACATAATGGCCATGTGTCCTCCATGTGTTGCTGACGTGGCACCCACATGTCGCCTGCGTGGCGCTGGCATGACACTCgcaatgaaattttgaaattgaatgtCCGATCCATTAAGTTCACCTTAAAAAAGTCAGACAGGTAGAGTTTCGCAAGACAGATCAACTTTTTTCTatcaaaaatagaaaataaatttctagGCTTCAAGCAAGTCACATGGTAGTACTCCGTATTCGCCTATGTAAAATGATTGTTTAGATCTTGAAGTTGCATATCTAAGATTTGTGGGTTGATTTTTGGACTTGGTAACATGAGTGTTCATGCATTTTTGGGTAGGGCGTTCAAAAACTTTTGAATATGGTATTCAAGAAGgtctaaactaaactaaaactaaaaatattaCATGTAttctagaaataaaaaataaatttttttagggTGTTCAGGTGACCACCCTTTGTAAAGCGTGAAGCCGCCATTAGATGCTACTAAAGCGGACATATCTATATACACAGTGATATATGAGGACCAAACGTATATCGGGTGAGACCCACATTCGCCAAACGATTCTCCTCATATTTATGTCCGACCCTGTACGCCCTGCAAGTGTCATTGttgtatatttttatttgaaagtaTACATGACAATTTAAAATAGACcaataattatttttcaatgGTCAGAGATGTTCGAGCTAACTTACACGAATCTCAACTAATTCCCTCCatgctaatcaaaaaaaaaaaaaactaatcccCTCCTTGGTCAAATGCATTCACGCTAGAATTAgaaaattcaccaaaaaaattactgtagTAGTATTTTGTGGCTCCATCCCAACTAATGGTTAGGGCCAGAGCTATGTTGGGACCCGGGGGGGGGGGCGGATCCCCAAACATCCCAGTTTTAAATTTTGTATATAcgtgattttgaatattattgataattattcgtgtatgcctacttataatcttaataattttggattgatttgataaaaaatcgaTTATTTTACGTTcccatttctcaatttttttcataaataaaaaataaatacgtgATAGTTGATGTAGCCTAAAGACtaatttcaatgtacaaatgtaatgaattgaaaagccaaaaccttatgatataaaaaaatatatatctactGAGCCGGTCATCCAAGATTAAAATTCTGGTTCCGCCGCTCCTAATAGTCTAACTGATTTGCCGTTAAATAGAACGCTGTTCTCAGTTTATTTTCCACTTTCGAAAGTCAAGCCCTAAACGGCTAAACATCTTACACGcactgtgagagagagagagagagagagagagagagagagagagtactctGTCTCTCTAAAGACTCTGTTTTCTCTCAATTTCACCAAAACCCTCCCTTGAAAAATGGagaactctcaaccaaacatcCCCCAAAATATGGAGAACTCTCAACCCTCACCCAATCCCGACTCCAAAAAGTTCCCGATTCCCGTAGACTCCGAACACAAGGCCACCGTGTTCCGCCCGTTCTCGGCCGCAGCACCGCACTTGCAGGCGTTCCACCTCGCCTGGTTCTCCTTCTTCTGCTGCTTCGTTTCCTCCTTCGCCGCCCCGCCCCTGCTCCCGGTCATCCGCGACAACCTCAACCTCACCGCGACTGACATCGGCAACGCCGGCATAGCAGCCGTTTCCGGCGCCATGTTCGCCAGGGTAGTCATGGGAACCGCGTGTGACCTCTTCGGACCCCGGCTCGCGTCGGCTTCGCTCATACTTGCTACGGCGCCCGTGGTGTTCTGCACCTCTATGGTTAACTCGGCTGTCTCCTTCCTCCTTGTACGCTTCTTCACGGGTAATATTTTCATACTCCTTCCATCTCTTTTTTAgaattcaatatttcatttGGATTGTCCTtcaataagtgttcattttgtaaaattaatgggtaaaaattgataaatttttcattttgtccctaaaagtagattccattttaaaaagttagtgagtaaaaatatgattatgatgttttcataaaaatataattataatGTTTTTATAGAGGGTAAGGAGAGAAAATTgaggtaaaaattgatataaaatgtgtaatgatgatgtttttttaataagttagaattacgaagcagaacacttaaaaagggacagagggagtactagcGAAAAACTTCACGAAAATATTTTGGACCCAAATGTCTTGACATAGATACGTTCACCCGTAACTAATTTATGCACGTGACAATATCTCCGTGCGTCAAGTGAGGGCAGCATGCTCAAACGATTTCGCACACATCTGTAACTGAATATGTATCATCACTCAAAACATAGctgccaaaaaaattgacacctAATTTTCGTACGGGTAACGAAATGGTGATATTTTAGGGCAATTGATTTTGGAAGTTGATTTTCATACTCCTCTTTTAATAtccacactttcttttttgttttaatccacgtgaatttacaatattcttCTTGAATGTGTGAAAAGTTGAATAAAAGGCAAGATAGTAATTCAAGTGGACAATCCAcgtgaatttacaatatttttcttgaatgtgtgaaaagttgaataaaaagCAAGATAGTAATTTAAGTGgataaaaacaagaaaggaaATGTGAATTGTAAAAAGAGAAGCGTAAAAATTGATTCTCTTGATTTTCGCTCTTCCTTTTAACCATCTGCAATTTTTTATCATTATTTGTGTAAAATTTAACAATGTCTTTTTCATGGATGAAAAACGGTCAAGTCAGAAGAACGATATTATTGTATTTTCATACGaataaatatcaaaaaagaagaagagagtaatCGATGAAAAAAGTATGAAAAACAGTAACCTAAATAAGTATTATATttgttttatataatttttttctgaCATCTTAGGAGGTACGGAGTAAGGAGGTACGGAATACTAACCGTAGCTATTTCGATAATCGAAATCGTTCATGAAATATTTAAAGAATAACAACTTAAATTTTTGACCAAATATGCTCAATGACATATGCAAGATTTTATACCAAGATTTTGTCGCGAATACAAATTTTTGTACCTAGATATATAGTACCAAACTTGCAATTTTTGTTACCAGCCACAAAAGTAGTTTATAATGTATACTTTTTCCACTCGTCACTTACTCGGTCgcatatttcatttttttcagatCATCAATCAACACATCATGATTCGCCGTGAAAGGAACAGAGTTCTTAACTTCTTAGAGGGTGTTccactaattcttttttttataaaaaatttttttcttcaattttcaaactcaaatataataaaaataaaaaataattttttaattttttttgcaccgtataaaagatctcaatgaaatctatcaaataagatccatattggtagaaaaattatttgcgtaaatatataatttttgggcttgaaatttaccttccttttcaaaaacccactttttgaaaaagtggaacacTCTCCGTATAATTTTCATTTCCAAAGTCAAGCCCTAAACATCTCAAAGTCAAGCCCTAGACATCTTAAATTGAGCAAGTGCTCTTTACAGTTGTTTTTGGTTAATGGTGAATTAAGTAtgtagattttgttagatatttgtACCTTTTTCCTTGTGCTTTTCAATACATAATATATGCTTTTGTGGTCCCTATTGTGTATGTGTGTCTAATTGAATACATCTCTCTTGTTTTATGAATCAGTCCCGTTTTCAAAagacaaataagtacttattttttaaaaatgaaatttcaaacttaaaaatcacgtgcttacgcaaataatttttctatcaactTGATTGTCCAGTATAGTGAGATATATGTTACCCTTAGTCGCGGTCCCCCTCTCAACTTGTCTCTCTTACTTCAAACTATGAAATCCCTGAATTTATAAGCTTTTAAGTCCTAAATCAGCTTACCGTAGGTGTTATGCAACCCGAAGTCGAGGATTTTCCACCGCCAAATGGGTCGTCATGATCCAATACACAGCCAAACAGAGAGATTAAATTGCGGGGTGATCTGATGTCATAAATCTTTATGCAAATATGTCCAAAACGATATGATGTGTGgggtaaaataaaaataaaaaatatgatgtATGGGTCACATGCTCCCGTAGCATTTTTGTCATACATATGCAGGGACAGATTCAATGTACGACCGCTGGTCACCCAGCTGACcttataataaataataaataaatgttAATACTATTATAGAAATGATTGATGGTTGGTAAGTACCCCTGCATGCAAGGGAAAAGGCACAGGTTTGAAACTTGTAGTCtactttattgttttatttttaatgcTCTAACAGTTCTCTCTCCATAATTTTTGGAAGATTTCTCTTTGCTTCATACTTAGTACTCTAAAAGTTCTTTCCTCCATAATTTCTCAAAGTTTTTCTGcgcaaatatatatacacaatacGTTTTAATGTGTTTGACTTAGTTTCAGAAAAAATTCTTCCTATAACTTAAaacttatttactttttttatatttaaaaaatcgATTATGTGTAATTATAGCATGccatatatttttctttgtgCTCTTagcaagtttattttttttattgttgttcaTTACATGATCTTAATTCAAACTTAACTACATTACTACAAAGGTTTAATTTTACTTGAGtgattttataattttcaattattgTAAAACATTATCGAGAGCCCATATTTGTAGTAGAAATCTCTAGACAGTCTTGTACTCCGGAGGTGAACCATCTGTGTGAAATTCTTGGATCCGCTACTGCACATATGTCTACACAAAATTTGAACTTGTAAAATAGTTTCCCCTTTGCACAGGCTTCTCTTTGGCCACATTCGTCTCAACCCAATTCTGGATGAGCTCAATGTTCTCCTCCTCGGTAGTCGGCACAGCCAACGGCGTCTCCGGCGGGTGGGGCAACTTAGGCGGCGGCGCCACCCAACTCATCATGCCCCTCGTCTTCGACCTCATCTGCACCACCGGCGCCGTCAAATTCACCGCCTGGCGAATCGCCTTCCTCATCCCCGGCTTGATCCAGACCTTCTCCGCCTTCGCCGTCTTCTTCCTCGGCCAAGACCTCCCCGATGGCAACTTCGCGAATCTGAAGAAAACCGGGGCCAAGGAAAAAGACAAGTTCAAAGACGTATTCTACAACGCCGTCACCAATTACAGAGGATGGGTGTTAGCACTAACTTACGGgta encodes:
- the LOC131310219 gene encoding high affinity nitrate transporter 2.5, yielding MENSQPNIPQNMENSQPSPNPDSKKFPIPVDSEHKATVFRPFSAAAPHLQAFHLAWFSFFCCFVSSFAAPPLLPVIRDNLNLTATDIGNAGIAAVSGAMFARVVMGTACDLFGPRLASASLILATAPVVFCTSMVNSAVSFLLVRFFTGFSLATFVSTQFWMSSMFSSSVVGTANGVSGGWGNLGGGATQLIMPLVFDLICTTGAVKFTAWRIAFLIPGLIQTFSAFAVFFLGQDLPDGNFANLKKTGAKEKDKFKDVFYNAVTNYRGWVLALTYGYCFGVELTIDNIIAQYFYDRFNVNLRTAGIIAASFGMCNLFSRPGGGFLSDAVASRFGMRGRLWTLWVVQSLGGLFCVLLGRVGSLSGSVAVMLVFSVFVQAACGLTFGVVPFVSRRSLGIISGMTGGGGNVGAVLTQVIFFRGSRFKTETGITLMGIMILCCSLPTVLISFPQWGGMFCGPSSKGATEEDYYMSEWSSGEKERGFHLASLKFADNSRRERGRRVQSAPSPSDETPSEHV